From Providencia sp. R33, a single genomic window includes:
- a CDS encoding lipocalin family protein: MQIKSTLMFLSMLLLNGCSVKVPKDISPVKNFDLSRYLGEWYEVARIDNRFEKGLSKVSANYSLRDDGGVKVVNKGWDSENKKWKESIGKAYFVESSDVGALKVSFFGPFYGGYNIIKLDDNYQYSLVVGPNKDYLWVLSRTPTMPPELLKEYLSFASSYGFDRQRILIFQ, translated from the coding sequence ATGCAGATAAAGTCCACATTAATGTTTTTAAGTATGCTGCTACTTAACGGTTGCAGTGTTAAAGTGCCAAAGGATATTTCACCTGTTAAGAATTTTGATTTGTCTCGTTATCTTGGGGAGTGGTATGAGGTAGCTAGAATAGATAATCGATTTGAAAAAGGATTAAGTAAGGTCTCTGCTAATTATTCCCTTCGTGATGATGGAGGCGTAAAAGTAGTAAACAAAGGATGGGATTCGGAGAATAAAAAATGGAAAGAAAGTATCGGAAAAGCTTACTTTGTTGAATCTTCTGATGTAGGGGCTTTGAAGGTTTCATTCTTCGGTCCTTTTTATGGCGGTTATAATATTATTAAGCTCGATGATAACTATCAATATTCATTAGTTGTTGGCCCTAACAAAGATTATCTGTGGGTACTATCGCGTACTCCAACTATGCCACCAGAGTTATTAAAGGAATACCTTAGTTTTGCAAGTAGCTATGGTTTTGATAGGCAAAGAATATTGATATTTCAATAG
- a CDS encoding crAss001_48 related protein — protein MKNRSQQLLNDSALLDVRIRYLVKFIQSRVFNKLPDSEKRLFESQLYSMKALSSILKMRVDIVNDGK, from the coding sequence ATGAAAAACAGAAGTCAACAATTACTAAATGATTCAGCACTCTTAGATGTAAGAATTAGATATTTAGTCAAATTTATACAAAGTAGAGTATTTAATAAACTACCAGATAGTGAAAAAAGATTGTTTGAGTCACAACTTTATTCAATGAAGGCGTTGTCATCTATATTAAAAATGAGAGTAGATATAGTAAATGATGGAAAATAA
- a CDS encoding terminase small subunit — translation MALTDKQEMFCREYLIDLNATQAAIRAGYSKKTANRTASENLSKPDIQLRMSELKLNRNERIEIDADYVLKRLVDIDQMDVLDILHDDGGIKPIHLWPKVWRTSLSGMDLAEMFESKDGERDQVGIMKKIKWPDKVRNLELLGKHVVVQAFKEQVSNEHFGKDGGPIQSTGIDLSHLSFEQLMKLRKSQKTE, via the coding sequence ATGGCACTCACAGACAAACAAGAAATGTTTTGTCGCGAGTACCTCATCGATTTAAACGCCACACAAGCGGCTATTCGTGCGGGGTACAGCAAAAAAACTGCAAACCGTACAGCATCTGAAAACCTGTCAAAACCTGATATCCAATTAAGAATGTCTGAACTTAAGTTAAATAGGAATGAACGAATTGAGATTGATGCTGATTATGTGCTTAAGCGCTTGGTTGATATAGACCAGATGGATGTATTGGATATTCTTCATGATGATGGTGGCATTAAGCCAATACATCTATGGCCTAAAGTTTGGCGCACATCATTAAGTGGTATGGATTTAGCGGAAATGTTTGAGTCTAAGGATGGTGAGCGCGACCAAGTCGGTATCATGAAGAAAATAAAATGGCCAGATAAGGTACGTAATCTTGAGTTATTAGGCAAACACGTTGTTGTACAAGCGTTTAAAGAGCAAGTTAGCAATGAGCACTTCGGTAAAGATGGTGGGCCTATTCAATCGACAGGAATTGACCTTAGTCACTTGAGTTTTGAACAACTTATGAAGTTGAGAAAAAGCCAGAAAACTGAATGA
- a CDS encoding KilA-N domain-containing protein gives MSYPRVSVNGVSVRVDNEGRYSLNDLHASAVINGEARENQNPSQFLRSKQIKAFVDKLSAMQNCTAVKVINGGLNHGVWALELVVIRYAAWLKPEFEILVYNTFKDAARKGLDVMAKLNKLDHVINTETKNVSSCARTMANWGVGGRKQLLLTARERVVKEAQMYLPNIE, from the coding sequence ATGAGTTATCCAAGAGTAAGTGTTAATGGAGTATCCGTCAGAGTTGATAATGAAGGCAGATACAGCTTGAACGATTTGCATGCCTCAGCAGTAATTAATGGGGAAGCAAGAGAAAATCAAAACCCTAGCCAGTTCTTGAGAAGTAAGCAGATAAAGGCATTTGTTGATAAATTAAGCGCAATGCAAAATTGCACTGCGGTTAAAGTTATCAATGGTGGGCTAAATCATGGAGTATGGGCTTTAGAGTTAGTTGTCATTAGATATGCTGCTTGGTTAAAGCCTGAGTTTGAAATTCTCGTTTACAACACATTCAAAGATGCAGCAAGGAAAGGTTTGGATGTTATGGCTAAGCTTAATAAGTTAGATCACGTCATCAACACTGAAACCAAAAATGTAAGTAGCTGTGCAAGAACAATGGCTAACTGGGGAGTTGGTGGTAGGAAGCAATTACTACTAACCGCAAGAGAGCGAGTAGTGAAAGAAGCTCAGATGTACTTACCGAATATTGAATAG
- a CDS encoding entericidin A/B family lipoprotein, giving the protein MLKKISFLICSLAVAFTLTACNTTKGVGEDIEAGGEAIQRAAQ; this is encoded by the coding sequence ATGTTGAAAAAAATCAGTTTCCTCATCTGCTCATTAGCTGTTGCTTTCACATTAACTGCCTGTAACACCACTAAAGGTGTTGGTGAAGACATAGAGGCTGGAGGAGAGGCAATACAAAGAGCAGCTCAGTAA